One window of the Candidatus Palauibacter polyketidifaciens genome contains the following:
- a CDS encoding tetratricopeptide repeat protein, whose amino-acid sequence MPDGTSPETGTGPRDAVESLIRRGMAARREDRPDEAMRHMKAAVALARRGEDPLALARALHGQANVERDRGRLDAAMRLYLEAVPLCRHGDDRLVHAHTVRHLGDVLREMGDLDKAGRCYAEALPLYRADPAAPPLDAANAVRSAAILCEALDEPDQARQLWLEAHGLYREAGVEAGVSESTAHLERLG is encoded by the coding sequence ATGCCGGACGGGACTTCTCCGGAAACCGGCACTGGGCCCCGGGACGCCGTCGAGTCGCTCATCCGGCGGGGGATGGCCGCGCGACGGGAGGACCGGCCGGACGAGGCGATGCGGCACATGAAAGCGGCCGTCGCGCTCGCCCGTCGCGGCGAGGATCCGCTCGCGCTCGCCCGCGCCCTTCACGGACAGGCGAATGTCGAACGGGACAGGGGGCGGCTCGATGCGGCCATGCGCCTCTACCTCGAAGCCGTCCCGCTCTGCCGGCACGGGGACGACCGGCTCGTCCACGCCCACACGGTGCGCCACCTGGGGGATGTCCTCCGGGAGATGGGCGATCTCGACAAGGCGGGCCGATGCTACGCGGAGGCGCTGCCGCTGTACCGGGCGGATCCGGCCGCCCCGCCGCTCGATGCGGCCAACGCCGTGCGGTCCGCGGCCATCCTGTGCGAGGCGCTCGACGAGCCCGACCAGGCCCGCCAGCTGTGGCTCGAGGCCCACGGCCTGTACCGGGAGGCGGGCGTCGAGGCCGGCGTGTCCGAGAGCACGGCCCACCTCGAACGCCTCGGCTGA
- a CDS encoding beta-ketoacyl-ACP synthase 3 — protein sequence MAARVTAAVTGTGSYLPPDSIDNFQLLGMGTLRESFDVGQARSALRGVEGANGLSAPEVFDQWAYQLTGIRSRRRIPPESDLTTEDMCARAGLAALEAAGREPDEIDQLYVATVSPSDEVPNSACTVATKIGNPRLGGFAINAACAGFVYGVGAAWSAIVSGMAERVLVVSGDALTRLVDYTDVRTAVLFGDGAGAVVLERSETDHGVLGPMAASGWFARDPLYLVGQSWRDDRDRIPILHMEGGPRIVRNAIVKMAEVGDQALQKAGLDWSHVDFVIPHQANARITQGLEQRLELPKGRVVHNIVDYGNMSASTVAVTLDEVVRGKHGPVPDPATIVLTSIGGGYTMAAAVVRI from the coding sequence TTGGCAGCCAGAGTGACCGCGGCGGTCACGGGTACCGGGAGCTACCTGCCGCCGGACAGCATCGACAACTTCCAGCTTCTCGGCATGGGCACGCTGCGCGAGTCGTTCGACGTCGGGCAGGCGCGGTCCGCGCTCAGGGGTGTCGAGGGTGCCAACGGACTATCGGCCCCCGAGGTCTTCGATCAGTGGGCGTACCAGTTGACCGGCATCCGGTCGCGCCGGCGGATCCCGCCGGAGAGCGACCTGACGACCGAGGACATGTGTGCCCGGGCGGGGCTCGCCGCGCTGGAGGCGGCCGGACGCGAGCCGGACGAGATCGACCAGCTCTATGTCGCGACCGTGTCGCCGTCCGACGAAGTTCCGAACAGTGCCTGTACCGTGGCGACGAAGATCGGGAATCCACGATTGGGAGGATTCGCGATCAACGCGGCGTGCGCCGGCTTCGTGTACGGCGTGGGGGCGGCGTGGTCGGCGATCGTCAGCGGCATGGCGGAGCGGGTCCTGGTGGTTTCGGGCGACGCCCTCACGCGGCTCGTGGACTACACGGACGTGCGGACGGCCGTGCTCTTCGGCGACGGAGCCGGGGCGGTCGTGCTCGAGCGGAGCGAAACGGACCACGGGGTACTCGGCCCGATGGCGGCGTCCGGCTGGTTCGCTCGCGACCCGCTGTACCTCGTCGGGCAGAGCTGGCGGGACGATCGGGACCGGATCCCCATTCTCCACATGGAAGGCGGGCCGCGGATCGTCCGCAACGCGATCGTCAAGATGGCCGAAGTGGGCGATCAGGCGCTTCAAAAGGCGGGTCTCGACTGGTCCCACGTGGATTTTGTGATCCCTCACCAGGCGAACGCGCGAATCACGCAGGGCCTCGAGCAGAGGCTGGAACTCCCGAAAGGGCGCGTCGTCCACAACATCGTCGACTACGGCAACATGTCCGCCTCGACCGTCGCCGTGACGCTCGATGAGGTCGTCCGCGGAAAGCACGGACCCGTGCCGGACCCGGCCACGATCGTTCTCACCTCGATCGGCGGCGGCTACACGATGGCGGCGGCGGTCGTCCGCATCTGA
- a CDS encoding aminotransferase class I/II-fold pyridoxal phosphate-dependent enzyme, with protein MLRNHGLNRRAFLKSTGATAVLGAVGARSALASEVAATDVAPAGLGVAGEEFDFDEIYDRRGTDCVKWDRAIEQFGPDLEVGMGIADMDFRAAPCITRAIAERSAHENWGYQHRDSSFTDAVVAWNQRRYDLDIDPSTIVWTSGVHPGIIAGLHTFAPPGSRVLMTTPTYNGFYSDLRFARNVAEDSEMKVVDGVYEIDWDDFERRVQRVHAFILCNPQNPTGNCWSAEDMTRMGEICLEHRVPVLSDEIHCDFVTKGQKYTPFASLDPKIVDNSVTFKSNSKTFSLAANKVAWYFSTNPSFMTRLRQYTRADLSTLGMYAARAANNEGDEWLDQLLVYLDGNHDLTESYIRENVPGVKYTKAQGTFLAWLDMGGLMDRIDAQGKADHENRTAADPVSPESILQRWLAENARIYLNNGPSYGTGGERHMRMNIATSRTLVKRALDNLSTAVAEL; from the coding sequence ATGCTGCGGAATCACGGTCTGAATCGTCGGGCGTTTCTCAAGAGCACGGGAGCCACCGCCGTCCTGGGCGCCGTGGGCGCGCGTTCGGCGCTTGCGAGCGAGGTGGCCGCGACCGATGTCGCCCCGGCCGGGCTCGGCGTCGCCGGCGAGGAATTCGACTTCGACGAAATCTACGACCGGCGCGGCACCGACTGCGTCAAGTGGGACCGCGCCATCGAGCAGTTCGGCCCGGATCTTGAGGTCGGCATGGGGATCGCGGACATGGACTTCCGCGCGGCGCCGTGCATCACCCGGGCGATCGCCGAGCGCTCCGCACACGAGAACTGGGGCTACCAGCACCGCGACAGCTCCTTCACGGACGCCGTCGTGGCCTGGAACCAGCGCCGCTACGACCTCGACATCGACCCCTCGACCATCGTCTGGACGAGCGGCGTCCACCCCGGAATCATCGCGGGGCTGCACACCTTCGCGCCTCCGGGCAGCCGGGTCCTCATGACGACGCCGACCTACAACGGCTTCTACTCGGACCTGCGCTTCGCGCGGAACGTCGCCGAGGACAGTGAAATGAAGGTCGTCGACGGCGTCTACGAGATCGACTGGGACGACTTCGAGCGCCGCGTGCAGCGGGTCCACGCCTTCATCCTCTGCAACCCGCAGAACCCGACCGGAAACTGCTGGTCGGCGGAAGACATGACGCGCATGGGCGAGATCTGTCTCGAGCACCGCGTGCCGGTGCTCTCCGACGAGATCCACTGCGATTTCGTGACGAAGGGACAGAAGTACACGCCGTTCGCCAGCCTCGATCCGAAGATCGTCGACAACAGCGTCACCTTCAAATCCAACAGCAAGACCTTCAGCCTCGCGGCAAACAAGGTCGCCTGGTACTTCTCGACCAACCCCTCCTTCATGACGCGCCTTCGCCAGTACACGCGGGCGGACCTCAGCACGCTGGGCATGTACGCCGCCCGCGCCGCCAATAACGAGGGCGATGAGTGGCTCGACCAGCTCCTCGTCTACCTCGACGGCAACCACGACCTCACCGAGTCCTACATTCGCGAGAACGTGCCGGGCGTGAAGTACACGAAGGCGCAGGGCACCTTTCTCGCGTGGCTCGACATGGGCGGGTTGATGGACCGCATCGATGCGCAGGGGAAGGCGGATCACGAGAACCGGACGGCCGCGGATCCGGTGTCGCCGGAGAGCATCCTGCAGCGCTGGCTCGCCGAGAATGCGCGCATCTATCTCAACAACGGACCCAGCTACGGGACCGGCGGCGAGAGGCACATGCGGATGAACATCGCGACCTCGCGCACGCTCGTGAAGCGCGCCCTGGACAACCTGTCCACCGCCGTGGCGGAGCTCTAG
- the glp gene encoding gephyrin-like molybdotransferase Glp, whose product MNDADWISFDEALALVLDAVSPLETVRIPLSAALGRSLARDAKAVAPHPPWDNSAMDGFAVRIDEVRGASPERPVVLPISDDIPAGAFPRGPLEPGSVARVMTGAPVPEGATGVVRVEHTDGGPDKHVSIFDDADGERHIRFLGEDVKAGDTVVERGEELGAAAVALLASAGLDQVDVGRRPRVGVLANGDELADFDEFDEVRAGRKIMNSNGHALAAQIADSGAEPVPLGIARDDPDDLHRCLAQAGACDAIVSAAGVSVGEHDYVKQVLDELGFERSFWRLRMRPGSAAVFGLLGGRPFWGVPGNPASALVTYETLVRPAIRKMAGFARPCRRPLQCVAAHDLRGPRDVLSFVRVLIGSAESGVLTARLSGPQGSGNLGSMLADGLLAIPVGTDAIGAGDRVDVIPLREWASPA is encoded by the coding sequence ATGAACGACGCGGACTGGATCTCCTTCGACGAAGCCCTCGCTCTCGTGCTGGACGCTGTGTCGCCGCTGGAGACGGTACGGATCCCGCTCTCCGCCGCCCTCGGCCGCTCCCTCGCACGCGACGCGAAAGCCGTCGCCCCCCACCCGCCCTGGGACAACAGCGCCATGGACGGATTCGCCGTCCGAATCGACGAGGTTCGCGGCGCGAGCCCGGAACGGCCCGTGGTTCTCCCGATCTCCGACGACATCCCGGCCGGCGCGTTTCCGCGCGGGCCGCTGGAGCCCGGCTCCGTGGCGCGCGTGATGACGGGGGCGCCGGTGCCGGAGGGCGCCACGGGCGTCGTCCGCGTGGAGCACACGGACGGAGGCCCGGACAAGCACGTGAGCATATTCGACGATGCCGACGGGGAGCGGCACATCCGTTTCCTCGGGGAGGATGTCAAGGCGGGCGACACGGTGGTGGAGCGCGGGGAGGAACTTGGGGCGGCGGCGGTGGCGCTGCTCGCGTCGGCCGGCCTCGACCAGGTGGATGTGGGCCGGCGACCCCGCGTCGGCGTGCTTGCGAACGGAGATGAACTCGCGGATTTCGATGAATTCGACGAGGTGCGGGCCGGGCGGAAGATCATGAACTCGAACGGGCACGCGCTGGCCGCCCAGATCGCGGATTCCGGGGCGGAACCGGTGCCGCTCGGCATCGCCCGGGACGACCCCGACGACCTGCACCGTTGTCTCGCGCAGGCCGGAGCCTGCGACGCGATCGTCTCCGCGGCCGGCGTGAGCGTCGGCGAACACGACTATGTGAAGCAGGTACTCGACGAACTCGGCTTCGAGCGCTCCTTCTGGCGCCTGCGGATGCGCCCCGGCAGCGCCGCCGTCTTCGGCCTGCTCGGCGGCCGGCCGTTCTGGGGGGTCCCGGGCAATCCGGCCTCGGCGCTCGTCACGTACGAAACGCTCGTAAGGCCGGCGATCCGCAAGATGGCGGGGTTCGCGCGCCCCTGCCGGCGACCGCTGCAGTGCGTCGCGGCACACGACCTGCGCGGGCCCCGGGACGTGCTTTCGTTCGTGCGCGTGCTCATCGGATCCGCCGAGTCCGGCGTCCTCACGGCTCGCCTGAGCGGTCCGCAGGGTTCGGGCAACCTGGGGTCGATGCTGGCCGACGGGCTCCTCGCGATCCCCGTCGGGACGGACGCCATCGGCGCCGGGGACCGCGTTGACGTGATTCCGCTCAGGGAGTGGGCGAGTCCCGCTTGA
- a CDS encoding DUF3224 domain-containing protein → MTRAVASFEVTGWDQGEPESGGGGPTLSHATVLKRFGGDLVAESEARLLMCQADVADITAGAGYIAREVVRGALGGREGTFVMQHWGLSASGREQTGGQIVPGSATGDLKGLTGSVEIAVDGDGAHTLTINYELPDA, encoded by the coding sequence ATGACGCGCGCGGTCGCCTCCTTCGAGGTCACTGGCTGGGACCAGGGCGAACCGGAGTCCGGCGGCGGGGGGCCGACCCTCTCGCACGCCACGGTCCTGAAGCGGTTCGGCGGGGACCTCGTGGCGGAGAGCGAGGCCCGGCTCCTCATGTGTCAGGCGGATGTGGCGGATATCACCGCTGGAGCGGGCTACATCGCTCGCGAGGTCGTGCGGGGAGCGCTCGGCGGACGGGAGGGGACGTTCGTCATGCAGCACTGGGGGCTGAGCGCGAGCGGCCGCGAACAGACGGGCGGACAGATCGTGCCGGGTTCGGCGACCGGCGACCTGAAGGGACTGACGGGTTCCGTCGAGATCGCCGTCGACGGCGACGGAGCGCACACGCTGACGATCAACTACGAACTCCCGGACGCGTGA
- a CDS encoding tetratricopeptide repeat protein: MKRWSMMLPAFLLGAMLSAVPAQVEAQFDEVGSITFPTSATGEAQERFLRGVAILHSFGWKQAREQFHAAQELDPDFAMAYWGESLAYNHPLVSQMDPTDPRKALQRLGETPAERMAKAPTDREKGFLKAVEILWGEADHTERRVGYMEAMRDLYEAYPEDPEVAAFYALSLLGATAATRDLSQRWNVMAGAIALRLFNANPMHPGAAHYTIHSFDNPIMAPLALDAAYAFADIAPAVSHARHMPTHIFIQHGMWERVSGNNQSAYDVAQELWQPGDAVGDAVHSLDWGQYGDLQRGDYEKARLWMDRLADMVDNEGFATTGGARGAAGIARAQNAVSLLKARYIVETEQWETQPVTEDSPAHELLATGLSAHRMGDQAIVTEAEAALKELSDGEGYTHVMHKQVGALRHAAMGHPDVATGLMDEAEAEVMSMAPPRGSASPVKPLHELYGELLLELGMPDKAVEKFETSLLRMPNRPRSLLGLARAHAANGDAVLAAEAYAKVANLWSGLAHAGLMEAEAFLNEAESEGNQGNR; the protein is encoded by the coding sequence ATGAAAAGATGGTCCATGATGCTTCCGGCGTTCCTCCTTGGCGCGATGCTGTCGGCGGTTCCCGCGCAGGTCGAGGCTCAGTTCGACGAGGTCGGATCGATCACCTTCCCGACCTCCGCGACGGGCGAGGCGCAGGAGCGCTTCCTCCGGGGCGTGGCGATCCTGCACAGCTTCGGCTGGAAGCAGGCGCGGGAGCAGTTCCACGCGGCACAGGAACTGGACCCGGACTTCGCGATGGCCTACTGGGGCGAGTCGCTCGCCTACAACCACCCGCTCGTTTCCCAGATGGACCCGACGGATCCGAGAAAGGCGCTGCAAAGGCTGGGCGAGACGCCGGCCGAACGCATGGCCAAAGCGCCGACGGACCGGGAGAAGGGCTTCCTGAAGGCCGTCGAGATCCTGTGGGGCGAGGCCGACCATACGGAGCGGCGCGTCGGATACATGGAGGCGATGCGCGACCTGTACGAGGCCTATCCGGAGGACCCGGAGGTCGCAGCTTTCTACGCGCTCTCGCTGCTCGGGGCGACCGCGGCGACGCGCGATCTGAGCCAGCGCTGGAACGTGATGGCGGGGGCGATCGCGCTCCGGCTGTTCAACGCGAATCCGATGCACCCGGGCGCGGCGCACTACACGATCCATTCCTTTGACAATCCGATCATGGCCCCGCTCGCGCTGGACGCGGCCTACGCGTTCGCGGACATCGCGCCGGCGGTTTCCCACGCACGGCACATGCCGACGCACATCTTCATCCAGCACGGGATGTGGGAACGCGTGTCCGGCAACAACCAGTCGGCCTACGACGTGGCGCAGGAGCTGTGGCAGCCCGGCGACGCGGTGGGCGACGCGGTGCACTCGCTCGACTGGGGGCAGTACGGCGACCTCCAGCGCGGCGACTACGAGAAGGCGCGGCTGTGGATGGATCGGCTCGCGGACATGGTCGACAACGAGGGCTTCGCGACGACGGGCGGGGCGCGGGGCGCGGCCGGCATCGCGCGGGCGCAGAACGCGGTCTCGCTCCTCAAGGCACGCTACATCGTCGAGACCGAGCAGTGGGAGACCCAGCCGGTCACCGAAGACTCCCCGGCGCATGAACTCCTCGCCACGGGACTCAGCGCCCACCGCATGGGCGACCAGGCGATCGTGACCGAGGCGGAGGCCGCCCTGAAGGAACTGTCGGACGGCGAGGGCTACACGCACGTCATGCACAAGCAGGTCGGGGCGCTCCGGCACGCCGCGATGGGCCATCCCGACGTGGCGACCGGTCTCATGGACGAGGCCGAGGCGGAGGTCATGAGCATGGCGCCGCCGCGCGGCTCCGCGAGCCCGGTCAAGCCCCTCCACGAACTCTACGGTGAACTGCTGCTCGAACTCGGGATGCCCGACAAGGCGGTCGAGAAGTTCGAGACGTCGCTGCTGCGAATGCCGAACCGGCCGCGTTCGCTCCTCGGCCTGGCCCGGGCGCACGCCGCCAACGGCGACGCGGTGCTCGCCGCCGAGGCCTACGCGAAGGTCGCCAACCTCTGGAGCGGCCTTGCGCACGCCGGCCTGATGGAGGCAGAGGCCTTCCTGAACGAGGCCGAGAGCGAGGGGAACCAGGGGAACCGGTAG